TCTCCGACCGCCCCGCGTCCGACGCCGTTGCCTAGGCCCCACGTCCCCCGCCCGGTGCCGCATGCCGTCCGCCCCGTCAACGCTGTCGATCCTCCCCGCCCCGATCCCGACGTGGTTCGGCGTGGGCGGGCACGCCGAGCGCCTCGCGCACGCCGCCTCCGCCGATGACGTCCGCCAGTGCCTCGAGCTCGACCCGCGCGCCCGCATCCTGGGCGACGGGGCCAACCTGCTGGTCGACGACGACGGCGTGCCCGAACTGGTCATCGCCACCGCGCACATGGCCCGCGTCGAGTTCCACGCCCCCGACACCTGCCTCGCCCAGGCCGGCGCCGACCTCCCGAAACTCATCCACGAGTGCGTCCGGCGCGGCCTTGCCGGGCTCGAGGGCCTCACGGGCATCCCCGCCACCGTCGGCGGGGCCGTCATCATGAACGCCGGCGGCGCCTTCGGCCAGATCGCCGACGCCGTCCACCGCGTGCACGCGCTCTCCCGCGACGGGCGCCCCCGCACCATCGACCGCGCCGACATCGCGTTCGACTACCGGCACTCGGGCCTCGCCCCGCTCGTCGTCACCGCCGTGGAGTTCCGACTTTCGCCGGGCGATCCCGAGGCCCTGCGCGCCAAGGTCAAGGACGTGATGGCGTACAAGAAGACCAGCCAGCCCCTCGCCGCGCGTTCCGCCGGCTGCTGCTTCAAGAACCCGACCCTCCCGCACGACCTGCGCGACGGCGCGGGCGACATCGGGCAGGCCGGCCGTCGTGTCTCGGCGGGGTTGCTCATCGACCGTGCCGGCCTCAAGGGCCTGCGCCTCCGCGGGGCCGAGGTCAGCACCCGGCACGCGAACTTCCTCACGCCCCTGCCCGGGGGCGCGGCCCGCGACGTCATCGACCTCATGGCCGAGGTCGAACGCCGCGTCTTCGACACGTTCGGCGTCCGCCTCGAGCGCGAGGTCGTCGTCTGGAGCCGCCACGCATGACCCGTGTGCTTGTCCTGGGAGGCGGGCCGGACGCCGAACGCGAGGTCTCGCTCGAATCCTCGCGCTGCGTCGCCGAGGCCCTCGCGAGCCTCCCGGGCCTCACCGTCCATCGCGAGGTCATCGCCCGCCTCACCCTCCCCGAACTGCGCGCCCTGCCCGGCGAGGTCATCTTCCCCGCGCTGCACGGCCCGTTCGGCGAAGGCGGCCCGCTCCAGGACCTCCTCGAACTCGACGCCCGCCCCTTCGTCGGCTGCCGCCCGCACGCCGCCCGCCTCGCGATGGACAAGGTCGCGACCAAGCTCGCCGCCGCCCGCGCGGGCGTGCCGACCGCCGAAGCCCTCATCCTCAACACCGCCGACCCCGCGTGCCCGATGCCGCCGCCCGTCGTGGTGAAGCCGGTGCACGAAGGATCATCGGTGGGCGTGCACATCTGCCGCACGCACGACGATTGGTCGCGCGCCCGCGCCGCGGCCGTGAGCGATCGGGCCGCCCACCCGGCGCGCACCTACATGGTCGAGCGTGCGATCCTCGGCGGGCGCGAGGTCACCGTGGGCGTGCTCGACGGCGCCGCGTTCGCGCCCGTGGAGATCCGCCCCGCCACCGAGTTCTACGACTACCAGGCCAAATACACCCGCGACGACACAACGTACGTCGTCGATCCCGACCTGCCCGCCGGCGTCTCCGCCCGACTGCGCGAGCACGCCGTCACCCTCGCGCGCGCCATCGGCGTGCGTCACCTCTGCCGCGTGGACTTCCTGCTCGACGCCGCGTCGAACCCCTGGCTGCTCGAGGTCAACACCATGCCCGGCTTCACCACGCACTCGCTCCTGCCCATGGGCGCACAGCACGCCGGGCTCTCGTTCGCCGCCCTGTGCCATCGCCTCGTACAGTTCGCCCAGCGAGATCACCCCGCCGCGTGAACGGACTCACGCCCGCCATCGACTCACGGACGACACCTATGGCCCGATCCTCCAAAGCCCCCGCCGACGTCACCCGCTTCGCCTGGCGCGATTTCCTGTCCCACGTCACCGGCGCGTGCGTGCTGCTCATCTGCCTCGCGCTGCTCTGCGGCGTGCTCCTGGGAATCCGCCCGCTCGAGGCCCGCGCCGCGTCGCTCACCCGCTCGCCCCGCCCCACGATCACCATCCACTGGCCGCCGCTGCCCGGCGGGGCGGGCACCTGGCTCCCGCGCGACGAGCAGGAACGCCTCGCGCAGCTCGCGTCCGACGCCGCCGGCGCCGACGAAAACCCGTACGCCCCCGACACGCTCGAACGCATCAGCCGCGCGCTCGCCTCCACCGGCTGGTTCGAGGGCTATCCCTCCGTGCGCCGGGGCTCGCCCGGCTCGATCGGCGTGCGGGGCTCGTGGCGCATCCCCGCGGCGGTCGTCCGTTCGCAGGGCACCGACTTCCTGCTCTCGTGGGACGCCATGCCCCTGCCCCCCGCGTACGACGCCGGCGCGTCCACCCTCCCGGTCATCCACTCGCCCGCAAAGGGCCCGCCCCGCGCGCCCTCGGGCGAACGCATCTTCACCTCGCCCTGGCAAGGGTCCGACGTCGGGGCCGCCCTCGAACTGCTCGGCGCGGTCGGGGGCAAGCCCTGGTCCGCGCAGGTCGCGGGCGTCGACCTGTCCCGCTACACCACCGAGGAAGTCCTCATGCTCGTCACCCGCTCGGGCAACCGCATCGTCTGGGGCGGGCGCCCCAGCGCCCCGCGCTCGGGCGAGGTCAGCACCCGCCAGAAACTCGTTCACCTCGCCCAGCTCCATCACGACTTCAAGCAGATCGACGCCGGGTACCCGCTCATCTACATCAACACAGGGCGCCTCCAGTTCGACACCTCCGCCACCGCGGCCGCCGAATCCGCCGTGAACCCCGCGCCCGTCTCGGCCGTCCCCGCCGTGCCGCCCGCGCCCCGCAGCGTCGTGCCCCCGCGCTAGACCGGGCGATATCCTCGCCCCATGACCGCCCAACCACTGCACGCCCGCCGCGCCGTCATCACCGGCGCATCCGCCGGAATCGGCGAGTCCGTCGCCCGCGCCTGCGCCGCCGCCGGCGCCGCGTGCGTGCTCAACGCCCGGCGCGCCCCGCGCCTGGAAGCACTGGCGCGCGAGCTCGCCCCCGCGCCGTGCCGCACCGCCCCGGGCGACTGCGCCGACGACGCGGTGATCGCCGCAATGCTCGACGCCGCCCGTGACGTCGCGCTCCCACCGCGCGAGGCCGACCTCGTCATCGTCAACGCCGGGCGGGGGCTCAACGGGTCGGTCGTCACCAGCGACCCCGCGCAGTGGGAGGAACTGCTCCGCACCAACATCCTCGGCGCGGGCCGCCTCATCCGCGCCGCCGCCCAGCGCATGCTGCGCGAGATCGGCGAGCGCAGCGGCCCGGGCGTCCTCGACCGCCCCCGCGACATCGTCGTCATCGGCTCGGTCGTCGGGCGGCACGTCTCGCCCTTCTCCTCGATGTACGGCGGCACGAAGTTCGCCGTCCACGCCATGGCCGAGGGCGTCCGGCGTGAAGTTGCCGCCAAGGGCATCCGCGTCACGCTCATCGAGCCCGGCTTCGTCGTGTCGGAGTTCCAGGGCGTCGCCGGCTACGACCCCGCGTGGGTGCAGGGCGTCTTTGACAAGATCGGTCCGCCGCTGACCCCCGACGACGTCGCCCGGGCCGTGCTCTTCGCCGCCAGCCAGCCTCCGGGCGTGCACGTCTCTGACATTCTCATCCGCCCGACGCGCCAGGACTATCCGTGATTGAGCGTGCATGACACAGGCGTCTCGCCGGTGCGTCGTTCATCACTTCAAGTCCACGCACAACCCCGCGGCGCCGCGCCCCGACTTCTCCACAACAGCACCCACATCCGCGTGATTCCCCGCCCGCCGCGCCGCACCCCGCACATGCCGCTTGCCGCCCCGGTAGCGTCCGCATGTCGCCGGGCAGAGTCGCCCGGCACAGCCCGTCCGCCGCGTCTCGAAGGGGGAACTCGATATGCGCTCACGTCCGACCGCCGCTCGTGCTTCTCGTCCGCGTTTCACGCTCCTGGCCTGCGTGCTCGCCGCCCTCGCCGCGCCCGCGGCGTATGCCCAGTCGGGCGTATCGCAGGTCGTGCTTGAGGACGCGACCGCGGCCCCAACCACGCCCACGTGCGAGGCACCCGCCACCTACGCCCTCGCCTCGACCGCGCCGAGTGTCTGGACGCTGTCCGAGTTCGTGCCCGGAGGGGGCACGGCCGCGGTCGGCACTTTCATCGGCATCGACTCCGAGGTCGTCGTCAACAACCTCATCACCGACCACGAAGGGGTGTTGATCGATTGCACCTGGAGCCTCGCCGTGGGCGTGGCGGCGTACGACGGCCAGACCCCTTTCGACGCCGGCATGCTCATCGCGGACGTCGTCATCTACGACCCCGAGGGCACGGTCTGCGAGACCTTCGGCACCGTGCTCCCGCCCGGCGGGGTCGAGGCCGCCATCGAGGCGATCCGCAGCGCCGCCGGGGTCGTGGTCGAGGAACAGCAGGGCGACGAGCAGGCCGTCGGCTCGATGTGCAGCTGCCCGGCGTGTCCGCTGGGGGGGCGGTTCTGGGTGCCGTTCACGGTGATCGGCGTCGGCACCGTTCCGGGCGGGCAGTCCTGCTGCGCCGCGGCCTGCGCCGCCGCCTGCACCTACCTCCACAACGGGATGTCAAAGCACGAGGCCTGGCTCTTGGGTCAGGGCACCTGGGTCGCGTGTATGCTTTGTCAGTGAGGGTGCGGGACGCCCTCCGGGGCGTTCGGCGAAAGGTGTGGCCATGAAGCAACCCCCCGCCCTATGGATCTCGCTCGCGGTCGCCGCCTTGCTCGCGCTCCTGGCGGGTGTCGGCCTCGTCGTGTTCATGGCGATCTCGGGGATGATCCTCCGGACCGAGGTCCGCGACGACTCGCTCGTCGTCATCAACAAGGGCGGGCTCATCCGTCAGGCGCACATCACCGTCACGATCGACAAAGTCGCGTACGAGCTCCCCGCGCGAGACCTGCCCCGCGGCGAGACACGCATCCCATGGAGCGATATCGCCCCCGGCGCACGCGCCAGCCAGTTCGCGGGCTCATCGATCACAGCCAAGCGCCTCGGCGCCCCGCTCACGTGGTACACCGCCGGAAGCACCGGGCTCGCGGAGCGACCGCCCGGCCAGCCCGGCCCGGCGACCCGCGCGCCCGAGTCGCAATAGCCGGCCCCGGGACGTCACGCGGCCTGCCCCGGTCGGGGCAGGCCGCGCCCGTCGCACGTCAGATCGAGCTTTCGATCTGCTTCTTCATGGTCTCGAGCCGCACGCTCGTTTCCATCGCCGTCTTGATGTTCGACGTGTAGAGCATCTTGAGGTCGGCGTACTTCTTCTTGTCCGCGGGCGAGACGAACACCGCGGCGTTCTTGTTCATGTCCGCCAGACCCTTGTTCAGCGCCGCCAGATCTTCCTTGATCGACGCGATGCTCGTCGTCAGCGAGTTCTTGCCGTTGCCCAGCAGGCTCAGGTACTTGCGGTACGCGGCGTAGTCCTCTTCGATCGAGTCCAGCGACTCGAGGTGCGGCTTCACGTTGACCTTGTTCGCGTTGAACGCCTTCTCCGCCGCTGCCAGCAGGTCCGTAGAGGTTGGCATCTCTCTGCTCCGTAATCAGTGCGCCCATTGTGTACTGACCGGCACGGCCCGCCCGCGCCGGCATTCTCGAATCAGCGCTTCAGGGGAACAGCCCGCGGATCTCGTACGCCGCCCGCAGACGCTCCAGCGCCGCCGCGTACGCCGCCGTCCGCAGCCCGCACTTGTACTTCTTGCGCGCCTCGCGCGTCTTCGACGCCGCCTTGATCATGTGCTTGTTGAGCATCGAGTCGACGTGCTCGAGGTCCCACGCCTGGCAGGTCTTGTTCTGGACCCACTCGAAGTACGACACCGTGACGCCGCCCGCGTTGCACAGGATCGCCGGCAGCACCTCGATGCCCCGCTGCTCCAGCACGCGCTCGCCCGCCGGCGTGGTGGGGGCGTTCGCGCCCTCCGCCACCACCTTGCAGTTCAGCAGCTTCGCCTCGGGCTCCTGGATCATCTGCTCCAGCGCCGCCGGCACGAACACGTCGACCTTCGTCGAGTAGAACTCTTCCTTGTCGATCGCCTCCGCGTTGCGGAACCCGGCCACCCCGCCCACCTTCTGGCAGTGCGTCGCCAGCGCGTGCGCGTCCAGCCCGCTCTCGTTCAGGATCGCCCCCGTGTGGTCCATCACCGCGACGATCTTCGCGCCCCGGTCGGCCATGATCTTGCCCGTCCACGAGCCCACGTTGCCGTAGCCCAGGATGCTGACCTTGCACCCCTTGATGTCGATCCCGATCTCGGGCAGCATCTCGGCCAGCGTGTCGACCACGCCCTGCCCCGTCGCCTTCTCGCGCCCCAGGCTCCCGCCGAACTCCACCGGCTTGCCCGTAATGACCGCCTCCGGCTGACGCCCGCCCACCTCGCTCAGGAACGCGTACGTGTCCGCGATCCACGCCATGTGCTGCGAGTTGCTCCCCACGTCCGGCGCGGGGATGTCGTAGTCGGGCCCGATCTGGTGCGAGATCGCCGCCGTGAACCGACGCACGATCCGCTCCATCTCCCCCTTGCTCTGCTTGTACGGATCGACCTTGATGCCGCCCTTGCCACCGCCGAACGGCACGCCCACCAGCGAGCACTTCATCGTCATCAGGAACGCCAGGCTCTTCACGTCGTCCAGGTGCACGTCGTGGTGAAACCGCAGCCCGCCCTTGTACGGCCCGAGCGCGTTGTTGTGCTGCACCCGGTACCCCTTGAACAGCCGGTACTCCCCGTCGTCCATCCGCACCGGGAAGTGCACCATGATCTCGTTCTTCGGCTGCGACAGGATGATCTTCAACTGGTGCGGCAGGTTCATCATGTCCGCCGCCTGCAGCATGCTCCCCACCGTCTGCCGGTACAGGTTGTTCGCGTCGGTCGGCAGCGACAGCTCGTCGAAGATCGGGTGCGAGTACGTGTCCGGCGCCTTCGCCCCGCCCGCTCCCTTCGCCGGCGACTTCGCCGCGCTCTTCGTCACAGTCTTCGGGCTCTTCTTCGACGCGGTCGCGCTGCTCATAAATGGATGGTCCCGGCTGTGGTCGGCGGCGTTGCGCCGCCGACGCGCCCTCTCCGCCCGCCCGCGAGCGCACACTCGCCCGACGAGCCGAACGGGCTCCATCGTACCCGCGCCCTCCACGCGTCGATGCCCGCCGCCCGACCGCGCGCGCGTTTTCCCCGACGCCCCTTCAGCCACCACTCCCCAACCCCTCAATCCCCAGTCCCCAGTCCCCAGTCCCCAGTCCCTAGTGCCTAGTGCCTTCTTCCTCTATCCTCCCCCGTGATCCTCTACCTCGCCGCCGACCTCATCTGGGCCACCCGCATCAAGGGCGTGGCCGACGCGCTGGGCCTACCCGCCCGCCCGGTCCGCACCCTCGACATGCTCGAGGCCCGCCTCGCCGACTCGCGCGTCTCGGCCATCCTCCTCGACCTCGAGAAGCCCGACGAGGCCCTCGCCATGATCGAACGCCTCCGCCGCCCGCCCGCGCCAGGCCCGTCCACCGCCGCACCTCCGGCTCCGGAAGCCACGGCTCCCGCCCCGGCGGCGCCCGCAACGCCCGATCCCCGGCGCGTCCGCATCCTCGCCTGGGCCCCTCACGTCGAGCGCGACCTCATGCAGCGCGCCCGCGACGCCGGCGCCGACGACGTCCTCACCCGCGGCTCGTTCGACCGCAACCTCGAAGACATCCTCCTCCGCCTCGCCTCGCGCACCTAGGCGCTTCCGGCGGCGATGACTTCGACCTGCCGCGGCATTTTCTCTGGTGCGGCGAGGCTTTCGTGTCATGCTCTCCGAGTCCTGCCGGAGATCGACGATGCGAACACCCGCCGAATCGTGGTTCTCGGTCCTCTCGCTGTGCGCGGCCTTTGCCCTGGCCGCTGTGCTCACCCCAGCCCCCGCACTCGCCCAGCCGGGCTGGGTCGATCCGGTGTCGGGCCAACAGTTCGTCCGCATCACGCACCCGGGCAACGCGGCGTACAGCGGCTTTGACCCCTTCGGCTACACCACCGGGCGCGGCTCGGTCGGGTACGAATACAACATCGCCCGGATGGAAGTCACCACCGGCCAGTGGCTGGAGTTCTTCAACACGTTCATGACGCGCGCGCAGCCCGTGCCGTGGCTGTGGGAGCCGGGCAACTGGGGCGCGCAGGTCGACCCGGACTACCAGGGCCCGGGCACGCGCTACCGCCTGCGGAACATCGCCGACGCGGCGGGCATCGGGGCCCACGCCGTGTCGTGGCGGACCGCCGCGATGTACTGCAACTGGCTGCATAACAACAAGTCCACCGACCTCGCGGCGATCCAGAACGGCGCATACGACACCTCAACGTTCGTGAACCTCGGCAACGGCCAGTGGACCGACCAGGTGACGCGGAGCGAGGGCGCACGCTACTGGATCCCGAGCCTCGACGAGTGGCTGAAGGCCGCCCACTGGGATCCCAATAATCTAAACAACAACGGCTGGTGGACGTACAGCAACGGGAGCGAGACGCCGCTGACCTACGGCCCGCCGCCCGCGTTCGGGGGCGACGGCACCGGCCAGGCCAACAGCGGGTTCACGCTGCCCGGCTTCCGGCATTATGACATCCCGCTGGGCAGTTACCCCGACACGCCGTCAGTCTGGGGCCTGCTCGACATCGCAGGCGGTGGGAGTGAGTGGACGGAGGGGGTGCTGATGACCCAACCACCGTTCGGTAATTACCGGATCAATGAAGGTTCTCGCGCAGGCGGCACTGGCGGAGGGGACTCGGTGTACGGGATTGGAGGCGGACAATACCCGTACAGCACGGCAGGCGATTTTAATCTTCGCTTAGCATCCAGTTTGCCGCATCCTGGTACATTATAGGTCCCGTTGATTGTGCTGGTGACCGGACGGTACCGAAGAACGCGTCGATGCGACACAAGAGTTCGGGGTACTTGACGGCGCTCGAGACCGTTGTTGCAGGCGGTGACTGCCCGTAGCACGACGGGCGGACGCCGGGACCCGCCCTTTGAGCGTCCCCGGGCCCGTCGCGCCTACCATCCCGGCTCCGGGAAGGTGGATCCCGGGCCGTGTTCCCCGCGTTCGCGGGGGCGGCTATTCAAGGACGACCAACTCGCCCCTCACCGGGCAGGGCCCGCACCGTGCGTGGCCCGGAAGTCGGTCCCCTCGCTTCCACCGCGGGCGGCCCGCTTCTCGCGGCGTTCCACGCCGCCACTCAAGGACCACACATGATCGACGAGACCCTGATCGCCTCCCTCGGGCTGGCCGACGACGAAGCCTCCGCGATGCTCCGCGAAGCCATGGGCGCCAAGGCCGCCCAGGGCGACGAGTACATGGATTCACTGGTCGGCACGCAGATGGCCGACCTGGCTCCCGGCAAGCTCGTGCGTGGCAAGATCATCGGCTTCGCCGGCGACGACGCCGTGGTCGAGGTCGGGCTCAAGAGCGAAGGCCTGATCCCGCGTGAGGAGTTCGAGGGGGCCGACATCAAGGTCGGCGACATGGTCGACGTCCTGCTCGAAGACCTCGAGGGCGAGAGCGGGCTGATCCAGCTCTCCAAGCGCCGCGCGGACCGCATGATGGCCTGGCAGCGGATCGTCGACACCAGCAAGGAAGGCGACGTCGTCGAGGGCACCGTCACCAAGAAGATCAAGGGCGGGCTGCTCGTCGACATCGGGGTGCCGGTCTTCCTGCCGGCGAGCCAGGTCGACATCCGCCGCCCCGGCGAGGTCGGCGACTTCATCGGGCGCAAGGTCCGCGCCGAGATCCTCAAGATCGATCTCGAACGCAAGAACATCGTCATCTCGCGGCGCAAGCTCATCGAGACCGAGCGCGACCAGGCCAAGAAGCGCCTCATGGACACGCTCAAGGAAGGCGACATCGTGGTGGGCGAGGTCAAGAACATCGCCGACTTCGGCGCGTTCGTCGACCTCGGGGGCATCGACGGCCTGCTGCACATCACCGACATGTCCTGGAGCCGCATCAACCACCCGAGCGAACTGCTCAAGATGGGCCAGAAGATCGAGGTCAAGGTCCTCAACATCGACCGCGAGAAGGACAAGATCGCCCTGGGCCTCAAGCAGAAGGAAGCCAGCCCCTGGGAGGAGATCGAGAAGAAGTACCCCGTCGGCTCGCGCATCCGCGGCGCGGTCGTCAACATCATGTCCTACGGCGCCTTCGTCCGCCTCGAGGACGGCATCGAGGGCCTCGTCCACATCTCCGAGATGTCCTGGACCCGGCGCGTCAACCACCCCAGCGAGGTCGTGCAGCCCGAGCAGGAGGTCGATGTCGTCGTCCTCGAGATCAACAAGGAGAAGCAGGAAATCTCCCTCGGCATGAAGCAGACCGAGGTCAACCCCTGGGAGCTCGTCGGCGAGAAGTACCCCCCGGGCACCATGATCGAGGGCAAGGTCCGCAACCTCGCCAACTACGGCGCCTTCGTCGAGATCGAGCCGGGCATCGACGGCCTGCTCCACATCTCCGACATGTCCTGGACCAAGAAGGTCACCCACCCCAACGAGCTCATCAAGAAGGGCGACGTCGTCCGCTGCGTCGTCCTCGAGGTCGAGAAGGACAAGCAGCGCATCAGCCTCGGCATCAAGCAGCTCACCGAAGACCCGTGGATCAACGCCATCCCCGAGCACTACA
The DNA window shown above is from Planctomycetota bacterium and carries:
- the murB gene encoding UDP-N-acetylmuramate dehydrogenase, yielding MPSAPSTLSILPAPIPTWFGVGGHAERLAHAASADDVRQCLELDPRARILGDGANLLVDDDGVPELVIATAHMARVEFHAPDTCLAQAGADLPKLIHECVRRGLAGLEGLTGIPATVGGAVIMNAGGAFGQIADAVHRVHALSRDGRPRTIDRADIAFDYRHSGLAPLVVTAVEFRLSPGDPEALRAKVKDVMAYKKTSQPLAARSAGCCFKNPTLPHDLRDGAGDIGQAGRRVSAGLLIDRAGLKGLRLRGAEVSTRHANFLTPLPGGAARDVIDLMAEVERRVFDTFGVRLEREVVVWSRHA
- a CDS encoding D-alanine--D-alanine ligase; translation: MTRVLVLGGGPDAEREVSLESSRCVAEALASLPGLTVHREVIARLTLPELRALPGEVIFPALHGPFGEGGPLQDLLELDARPFVGCRPHAARLAMDKVATKLAAARAGVPTAEALILNTADPACPMPPPVVVKPVHEGSSVGVHICRTHDDWSRARAAAVSDRAAHPARTYMVERAILGGREVTVGVLDGAAFAPVEIRPATEFYDYQAKYTRDDTTYVVDPDLPAGVSARLREHAVTLARAIGVRHLCRVDFLLDAASNPWLLEVNTMPGFTTHSLLPMGAQHAGLSFAALCHRLVQFAQRDHPAA
- a CDS encoding SDR family NAD(P)-dependent oxidoreductase, whose protein sequence is MTAQPLHARRAVITGASAGIGESVARACAAAGAACVLNARRAPRLEALARELAPAPCRTAPGDCADDAVIAAMLDAARDVALPPREADLVIVNAGRGLNGSVVTSDPAQWEELLRTNILGAGRLIRAAAQRMLREIGERSGPGVLDRPRDIVVIGSVVGRHVSPFSSMYGGTKFAVHAMAEGVRREVAAKGIRVTLIEPGFVVSEFQGVAGYDPAWVQGVFDKIGPPLTPDDVARAVLFAASQPPGVHVSDILIRPTRQDYP
- a CDS encoding Glu/Leu/Phe/Val dehydrogenase, which encodes MSSATASKKSPKTVTKSAAKSPAKGAGGAKAPDTYSHPIFDELSLPTDANNLYRQTVGSMLQAADMMNLPHQLKIILSQPKNEIMVHFPVRMDDGEYRLFKGYRVQHNNALGPYKGGLRFHHDVHLDDVKSLAFLMTMKCSLVGVPFGGGKGGIKVDPYKQSKGEMERIVRRFTAAISHQIGPDYDIPAPDVGSNSQHMAWIADTYAFLSEVGGRQPEAVITGKPVEFGGSLGREKATGQGVVDTLAEMLPEIGIDIKGCKVSILGYGNVGSWTGKIMADRGAKIVAVMDHTGAILNESGLDAHALATHCQKVGGVAGFRNAEAIDKEEFYSTKVDVFVPAALEQMIQEPEAKLLNCKVVAEGANAPTTPAGERVLEQRGIEVLPAILCNAGGVTVSYFEWVQNKTCQAWDLEHVDSMLNKHMIKAASKTREARKKYKCGLRTAAYAAALERLRAAYEIRGLFP
- a CDS encoding SUMF1/EgtB/PvdO family nonheme iron enzyme, translated to MRTPAESWFSVLSLCAAFALAAVLTPAPALAQPGWVDPVSGQQFVRITHPGNAAYSGFDPFGYTTGRGSVGYEYNIARMEVTTGQWLEFFNTFMTRAQPVPWLWEPGNWGAQVDPDYQGPGTRYRLRNIADAAGIGAHAVSWRTAAMYCNWLHNNKSTDLAAIQNGAYDTSTFVNLGNGQWTDQVTRSEGARYWIPSLDEWLKAAHWDPNNLNNNGWWTYSNGSETPLTYGPPPAFGGDGTGQANSGFTLPGFRHYDIPLGSYPDTPSVWGLLDIAGGGSEWTEGVLMTQPPFGNYRINEGSRAGGTGGGDSVYGIGGGQYPYSTAGDFNLRLASSLPHPGTL
- a CDS encoding 30S ribosomal protein S1; its protein translation is MIDETLIASLGLADDEASAMLREAMGAKAAQGDEYMDSLVGTQMADLAPGKLVRGKIIGFAGDDAVVEVGLKSEGLIPREEFEGADIKVGDMVDVLLEDLEGESGLIQLSKRRADRMMAWQRIVDTSKEGDVVEGTVTKKIKGGLLVDIGVPVFLPASQVDIRRPGEVGDFIGRKVRAEILKIDLERKNIVISRRKLIETERDQAKKRLMDTLKEGDIVVGEVKNIADFGAFVDLGGIDGLLHITDMSWSRINHPSELLKMGQKIEVKVLNIDREKDKIALGLKQKEASPWEEIEKKYPVGSRIRGAVVNIMSYGAFVRLEDGIEGLVHISEMSWTRRVNHPSEVVQPEQEVDVVVLEINKEKQEISLGMKQTEVNPWELVGEKYPPGTMIEGKVRNLANYGAFVEIEPGIDGLLHISDMSWTKKVTHPNELIKKGDVVRCVVLEVEKDKQRISLGIKQLTEDPWINAIPEHYKPGMVVRGKVTKITNFGVFVELESDLEGLLHISELADHKVENPQDVVKAGDEIDVKILRVDRQDRKIGLSLKRAQWGDTTGGRPAGGPADDDRPRGKRGGDSPTRGGMDAHDAMGTDKIRFQ